The nucleotide window CTATTCCGGTTTTCGAAGACCTTTTGATCAATCAAGGAATTCAGATCATGAAGACGCTTATCTATCTGACGTTGGCAGCCGGTGCGATTGCCATACCCGCTTTGTCGTTCGCGCAATCGTCGGTGACTCGCGCTCAAGTGCAGGAGGAACTCGCGCAGCTCGAGCGCGCGGGTTACGATCCGTCGGCCGGTGAAAACGTGCACTACCCGGAGGATATTCTCGCCGCCGAGGCGAAGGTCGCCCAGCAAGGTGGTATGCGCGCGCCGCAGGTCGGCACGGTGAGCACGGGGACGACCGCAAGCCCGGGTGGCCAGGAGTGAAATGCGAAAAAAATGCTGTAGGCAGAGCGGGGCCAGTGTCGTCCCCG belongs to Paraburkholderia sp. SOS3 and includes:
- a CDS encoding DUF4148 domain-containing protein; this encodes MKTLIYLTLAAGAIAIPALSFAQSSVTRAQVQEELAQLERAGYDPSAGENVHYPEDILAAEAKVAQQGGMRAPQVGTVSTGTTASPGGQE